The Nothobranchius furzeri strain GRZ-AD chromosome 6, NfurGRZ-RIMD1, whole genome shotgun sequence genome includes a region encoding these proteins:
- the ptges gene encoding prostaglandin E synthase yields the protein MIRSEVFSCFVFYAVLLVFKMYVIAVLTGQVRLRKKAFANPEDALRHGGLQYYREDPYVERCRRAHHNDLENILPFLFLGAIYSLTGPSLSLARLHFLVFFICRVLHSIAYLLPLQAPARSVAYTIAQIPCVSMAVQILISVMAYA from the exons ATGATAAGAAGCGAAGTTTTCTCCTGTTTTGTCTTCTACGCCGTCCTCCTGGTGTTTAAAATGTACGTTATCGCGGTCCTAACGGGACAAGTGCGGCTGCGGAAGAAG GCTTTCGCCAACCCGGAGGACGCGCTGAGACACGGAGGGTTACAGTATTACAGAGAAGATCCTTATGTGGAAAGATGCCGGAG GGCTCATCACAATGACTTGGAGAACATCCTACCGTTCCTCTTCCTGGGCGCCATCTACTCCCTGACCGGACCTTCGCTGTCATTGGCCCGCCTTCACTTCCTGGTCTTTTTCATCTGCCGTGTCCTGCATAGTATCGCCTACCTGCTGCCCCTGCAAGCGCCCGCCCGCTCCGTGGCTTACACCATTGCACAGATACCGTGCGTTTCCATGGCTGTGCAGATCCTAATTTCAGTCATGGCTTACGCCTGA